The Lathyrus oleraceus cultivar Zhongwan6 chromosome 5, CAAS_Psat_ZW6_1.0, whole genome shotgun sequence genome includes the window ACTACACATTGCATGACACAAGCAAAGCAGACAATTAAATTTTATATCAACCACCTTATACTACAGTTTATCTGACCTGCTTGCTCTTGCAGATAGAACTTTCAACAATTTCTGATTATGCCTTGGGCGTTTTACCCTCTATAGTCGTGTCTTTCTGTGTCGTGTATCCAAAAGTCAGGAAATCTACCAATGTTATACAACCTACCAAAATATCAGTCATCCAAAAAATGCACAAAATGTGAAATAGTTGGGTATCAACAGTTCACTAAGTTAAAACAATAACCCGGAAGCTCACACACTCTTCAAGAAAACCCATGTTATCTGCTACTCAAACTGGTTTTTGGTCAAATTATCTTCGAAATTCAGAGAATTGGCAGCAGTTAAAAGCATGTCCATTCCTCCACCACTTTCCAATTCTTCTACACATTTATTGTTGCAATTGACTTCATTATTAGCTTTTGGCTTTGAAACATTTTCACCAGCTCTCAGCTTGTTATTCTCATACGCCTTTTTTGCCTGGGATATTGCCTTGATTCCAGCATCACATTTTTTGCAGAACCATTTCCCTTTTGGAATAGAATCTAGAGGAGGTTTCATGCAATACATGTGATATGCATGATCACAGCCATCACAGAGGACAATTTGGTCGTCGTTTTGATCGATGAGGCAAACTTGGCATAAACAAGAAGGGCAGTACCACCAACTACCATATGAATTTAATTGCTTGCTTGTCAAGCACCTTACATGGTAGTAGTAACTACTTGGGCAAAACGGGTGACCACATATTCTAATTTTTTCACCATCTATGActtcatttccacacactttgCAATCCCGTGTTTTTTTCTCGCCTTTAGATACTTTAACCTCATCATAGCTGCAATGTGAATTCTCTTCAAATTCATTAAGTGTTTCCTCATTTGTAGTGAGGCTTTCATCACCAACTATTTTCTTCGGAGTCATTGCATGATTCAACCTCGTACATACTACACAATTCTCATGGGGAGATCCAAAGCCACTAGTGGTGCAATTAGCACAATACCAGCTTTTGTGAGGTATTTCTTTCACTGCGGGCTCAATACAGGACAAATGGTACACCTTCTCACATGAATCGCACACCAAACAGTCTGTGCCATCTGCCCTTTCTCCACAGCAATTGCAACAGCAAATTTTATAGGTAGTGCACTCTTCCGTCTGCTCCGGTTTCACGTGCGAGTCCGATTCCTGGCAAAAAGAAGTGATTAGAAAGACAACCAAAACAATTTTCATTGCCATTATAAATAAATATCTCAAATCAAAGCCTTAATCATATCAAACGAAGTGTATTTGGTACTCATAAATGGACAGGCACTTTTCGTGCCAGATCATTTGCATCATGAACACAAGACTGTCACATCTATCTAATAAATTAAACAAGACCCCGCCCAGTTTTGTTCAAGCAAATCCTTTAGGCTTGGGAATTGGAACCTAATTTTTCAAGTCATTTGCTGTCAACTAGAGAAAAGGATGAGATAAAAAAAAATCCCACTGTGTAGGGTTTAATATTTCCATTCTTGCAGCAGATCCTATAATCACAGTTGGAATTCACTAGTGTAATGATCTATACATTTGGAACCAAATAGATATAATTAGATTTGTAAGTATCATGTATGATCAGAAAATTATTTCCTAAAATTTCAAGTATTTGATCTCAGAAAAACTTCACAGAAAATAAAATGTACCATTTCATATTAATAAACCACTAGATTTTCCATACAATAGCATATTCACATCTGATCAGTTATGTATGGAACTGGTCAGCAATAAACTATGGTGATATAACTATGATATAATGTCATTGTGCTTCGTGCTTTAAAAATCttcaaatttcaaaagaaaaGCATGAACACAACACAAGTGAAGAAAATTCTGATCTCTAACTGGAACAGAGGGAAATGGAGAATTTACTTGTGGAAGAGTTACAGCCACAACAAAATAAAACTGAAAGGCATAATTTTGGTCTCAAATGTTGTGTTTCTCATAATAACTGACTAATATTAATTAGTCAGTCTCTGCCATAATTAATAGCATGTGACAGTTTTCACTGTTTTTTTCCATAATTCTTTCCTAAATTGATATATAGCTCTCTATTTGATTAGCAGCCATGAAAATGAAATCATTTTTACGGTGTTATCTCATATATTCTCAATATATCAGAGGACAAATCTATCTCCAGTACATACAGCTACACAACAGTGTCTGGCTGCTGCCCTTCATGCAATGTGAGAAAAAATAGCTAAATTGTGAACATATCTTATAGCATATCTAATAACTGTGTGGATCAGCTAGTGAAATATCAAAATGTAATTTTAAAACTCTTACCACTTGTTTTTCATCTTCAAATGTGCTCTGCGCTGAAATTCCAACCTGAAGATATGGCAAATTGTTGGTCATACAGGGAAAGCAAATAAGAGCAGAGAACAAACGGTGAAACTTATGTGATTTGACAAAAATTTGATTACCAGCTCAGAGTAGGAAGTTGTTGACATGTTGGAGAGGCTCTTAGAAAGAGCAGAAACCCCGTTACAAACATCTTGAAGCTTACTCCAGACCTAAATTACAAATCAGGAATAGCCGTACAAAATAAGAACCAGCAATTAACATGGAACAGGCTATGAAATACCCTCAAACAAAACTAAAATAACCACCTAGTGGATCATATTATGATTTCTCCTAGCAGTCATACACGATAAATCAACCACTTCAAATCAACATTTTTATATAAATAGCATTAAACATTAAGAGATAGTCAAAAGAAATAATATGTTATACCCATTTATACTTAACAGTCTTATTTCTAATATAAACTCAGCTTGTACTGCAAGTTAATAACTGACGGTAACTAACTTCTGACAGTTATCAACAGTTACACAAGAGTAACTAAAAGAAATAAATgttagaatatatatatatatatatatatatatatatatatatatatattctaacATCTGACAGATGCAACTACTAGAAGTCTAAGATTATTCTAGGATAGTTGCAAGTATATACTGAATAGAACATACATAGAATATAATACAAATGTGATCAACAAAAAACAACAATATGAGGCCCAAACCAAAGTTTTCTCTTCTCAAGTGAAGACAGTCTTTAATTGAAATTAGGCGATTTAACTCTTTACAACTTCACCCATTTATTTTATCAAGGGACGAGGGTGGAGAAGATATCACGTTAATTATTCATCTTCTTTACTGTTAATTTCTGTTCAACCAAAGTAATGGAAAAAAACATTTTACTTTTCTTTACCTACACTTTCTCTCCATCCAAGCAATATATAAATTCACTAGTTTTCTTCTCATCTTCTCTTCATTTTcgttttatttattttttctatcCTAATTTCTCTCCACATTCAAACAGAGTGTAACTGTTGGTAGAAAAGGAAAATGGGAAAGCGAGGATTTGCTACATGAAGATAGGTTCAAAGGTTCAACTAGGGTTCAACTGCAGTCAAATTGGTGATAAACtgataattaaataatatttttcaacaTTTTAATATCAAATTAAATACACAAAAATTAACATTATATATAACATATTACAACGAAAAATCACTCATTCGTGATCATCCATTTAGTAATAGTTTATGTTAAAAATGAAAGGTATAAAATTAACATGGATGTTAAAGGAATGGGGATAAGAATAATAAGGTAGAATGTATGATGTAAGTTTAAGAATATGTGTGGCAAAGGCAGGATAGAATAGTGGACGCATAAAGGATAAAACTCTCGACTGGAGTAAGGAAGACAGACATGTAGAATAATGGTTTATGACATGTGAAGGCATGATAAGTATACTCTAGTTTCAGTGGATTAAATTTAAGAAACAGATTTCTCGCATGAGTGAAATGGTGGTAGAGAAATGTGATAATACATAAGTTAAGAAATTGATTTCTTGCCCATAATAAAATTCAAGATATGAAAGCTACAAAGCAAAGTCCCTCGTCGATGAGGTAACAACGCAAGAGAGTATATAAATTATAGCAGCACATCTTTTTATCAAAACCGTGATAAACCGGTCACAATCGATTTTGTCCGGTTTCAGCAACTTTACACCGGTTCAGAGGTTATCTTTACAAGTCCAGTTTTTCTACATGGTGGGTTTTGTGACTAATTGGACCGGATATAGGTCCAGTTCCCGTTTTGACCTGTTGAACTAGTCCGGTCCAGTTTTCAGAACCTTGCATAATACCATTAACATAACTGTTGAAGATATACTCCAACACTTCAACTCCATAATAAAACAAAGTAGCAAATTAAATGAATTGCAGCAATATCATGTTCCATGGTGGCTCACTTACAGTATAGGGTTCCAAATTGTAGCAAATAACAAACACAGATCGTACGAACAAAACATAAAATCGATAATTGGATAAAAATAAATAAACGGTGAATGAAGTGAGCTAAGAATAGCTTGTAATTTGTCAGCAAGAGAGAAGGACTTACTATCCTGAACAGAGCAAAGAGTGTAGCCATAATGAAGTAACAGAGTCTAAACcataaaattaaaagaaaatataatAAAGATTACCGAAGTCGTGGAGGAGTTAGGAAGCAGGAGTGGAAGCATAAAGCAGCAGAAAACCAGAGGTGTAGTGGGGCTTGAATACAAAGTGGGAGTCTGAGTGAAATGTGTCGTACAGTATCTGAAAAATAAAACTGCAGCTCAAAGTTTTCCCTATGTTTTGAGTTTTTCAGACTCGCTAACTTGTGTGCAAACTTGGGAGTCTAAGCAAGCGAGTAGCCTAGTACGAGTTAACAAGAATTTGATTCAAAGAGAGCTAGCATGAGTTCACGAGTTAACTCACTAGTTAAACAACAATGAAATGGAAAACAAATGAACTGAAAATTTATCTTTCATGCAGAGcttaaaatatttattatttacTGTAAATCTGCTTTTGAAATCGGTTTGCTATCAATAAAAGAGGTAAGTGTACAAAGATACGGCTATGAAATCACTCTGAACAATGAAAAAGAAATACAATGCCCCAGGCAGTTCATGAGGCTTGTTTCTCTCTAACCATTTCCCTCATTCGCTTCTTTCCTTCACCTATCTGTCCTCTATTCCCGCTTATATTCCCCTTAGGCCCAAATTCCTAGCAGACCCTCATTTACTTCAAGTTAAATCATAATTGATTTGCAACATGTGCAGGTAGTTATCTCCTGTAAATTCCTCTTGCTGGTCATGTGAGGTTTGATCCCCTGCTTACACTTAAGGATGTCGCCAACTATCACAAAACTGAACTCCCAATACTTATCACACAGAAAACAGTTGACTCAACTATTCTGAGATTCTAGATTTGTAAATACTTCATATTTTTACAAGAACAAGACAACTAACATTTAAAAATATCAACTTCAAATAACATAAACAGAGGAGACGAAGCATAATGTTCATGAAAAGCCAACAAAGTGCTAAGTGCAAAATACAAACTATAAAACAGAATAAGATGGCACTTTTACTATGGAACTCCTACAAACACACACCACCGTGAATCATGATAAACAATTTCAATCCAAATCTCTGAATAAACGGTTTAAATTCAAATCTATCAGTAATTTGGACAACAACACCAAAACAAAACCAGATAAAACAAGGTAATCACGACAGCACAAGAAAGTTACATGAAAGGACTATAAAGTGCAACTGCAGATCATCAAACACATTGATACTACAAGTCAGCTCATTCTTCCAATTATGCACATGTATCCACACGAAAGCCCACTCACTGCCTCCTCTTTCACACTATAAATGCAATGAATGGAAGATATTGTTTATCATGGATAATCCCTTTATTAATTATATAAACCAAAAAAACTGGCacatcaaactttcaaaaatGAAGTACTTATATTGCCATGTGAATTATTTTTTCTATAGTTTTGTTGCTAGTAGAAAGAACCTTTATTTACTGTCTAAAGAAAGGGTCTCTTCAAAGTGAGAAGTTAGGAGTAGTAACTCAAAAATTGTTGCAGAAAGTACTACTGATTGAATATACACTAATTATAATATCTAGAATTAGAGCAAGATTATGGATTGTAGATGATAAAGAATGCATAAACATCAACCATAAGACTTAAGACCCAAACATCATGGTCTTAGGTTAACCAGACATTCAGTCATAAGTGACTCTTAACTTGCATCAAGCACCATATAGGATAAATACATTGTCTAGTTATAAAGAGACTGCTAAAAAATACCTGTTGAATATCTGACAAGAAAAGTGTAGGTGATTGTTCATAAGTTTTCTGCTTCATCCTTGAGCTCGTGACACTAAAATCAAATACACTTTCAAGCTTTATTCCTTGGAAATTTTCAAGTAAAGTCTTGCGTAATGAATTGAATTCTTCTGAGGTTAATATATTGTGGAGCACGCGTTGACACATCTCAGTCACACCATGGCCATGGGGTTCACTAGAAGATCCACTTTGCATGACATGTGCATGACCATTAGCTTCAGTCTGTGGTCTATGAGATAGGCGGTCAAAGTGTGAAGAGAATTCATGTCCATCTTTGTCAATTTTAGAAGTTCCCTGCTGTCAAAATAAGTTGGAACTTAAAATTAGGATAAGTCAGGAAAGTGCACAACGGGTAGTTCTAGCAGAAGAACCAACCATAACAGTTGTGGCACAACTTCTTTGAGGATGGTGAATTAGTGCTTGCCCTATGCACCCCTCTATGCCACCATCAACATTTCCTAATGACTGATATAAATGCTTTAGTACATCATTCCCCCGATGTCTATGGGCACAATCATTTGCAGTATTGCCGAAAGTTGCATCAAAGGGTTCCTTCACAGCCTGCAATTAAAAAATAAGAAACAAATACAGCTCTCAAGAAATAATAAAGATAATGTATTGTTCTTCAAGGCATCTATCTGTCAGGGCCTGGATCATATTATCTTGTGATGCAGACATAAAAATTGAACCCCATCAGCAGGACTTTGATgagataaaataaattaatattgTAATATAATGAAAAGGAAGAAAAATGTAACCGCCCCTTCTCACACCATAGCTTTAGCGTCTCAACAGACATTGGACACAAAGGTACACTGTACACATAATGGAAAACAAAGGAGGAGGGAAAAACCTGGTCTGCTACATGACTTGCAGTTTCCACATACTTTCTGCAATCCACCTGAGCTTTGCCTTTTGAGCTTGACTTATCATATTTTCGCCTCTTATAAGTTCGAAGACATGTAAGTC containing:
- the LOC127082741 gene encoding PHD finger protein EHD3 isoform X1 produces the protein MNTEERMRNPDDTECTEGVQSLKCEVVFDEVLISNGGGVAGEARHLKSEAVNGDCCCDMRAEEGIKSPGNSERAEGVQCLKRKVISDEVPISNGNVVSEQARHLNSEALNDDCCFDMGNEEGMSSPGDTKGAEGIRCLKRKAISDEVPISNGNGVTKEARHLKSEAMNDGVVFAIGNGVADVAGVLRSEVSNNGVTGNGVFEEDRHLKSEAMGDGVVFGYGNGVTDVAGVLKSEMSINGINGNVVFEEDQHSKSEAMNDGVVFANGNGITDVAGDLKSEVSNSGVNENGVIEEGGVLESERISNEVPIADGFDSGDRGSGGLTCLRTYKRRKYDKSSSKGKAQVDCRKYVETASHVADQAVKEPFDATFGNTANDCAHRHRGNDVLKHLYQSLGNVDGGIEGCIGQALIHHPQRSCATTVMQGTSKIDKDGHEFSSHFDRLSHRPQTEANGHAHVMQSGSSSEPHGHGVTEMCQRVLHNILTSEEFNSLRKTLLENFQGIKLESVFDFSVTSSRMKQKTYEQSPTLFLSDIQQVWSKLQDVCNGVSALSKSLSNMSTTSYSELVGISAQSTFEDEKQVESDSHVKPEQTEECTTYKICCCNCCGERADGTDCLVCDSCEKVYHLSCIEPAVKEIPHKSWYCANCTTSGFGSPHENCVVCTRLNHAMTPKKIVGDESLTTNEETLNEFEENSHCSYDEVKVSKGEKKTRDCKVCGNEVIDGEKIRICGHPFCPSSYYYHVRCLTSKQLNSYGSWWYCPSCLCQVCLIDQNDDQIVLCDGCDHAYHMYCMKPPLDSIPKGKWFCKKCDAGIKAISQAKKAYENNKLRAGENVSKPKANNEVNCNNKCVEELESGGGMDMLLTAANSLNFEDNLTKNQFE
- the LOC127082741 gene encoding PHD finger protein EHD3 isoform X2; amino-acid sequence: MNTEERMRNPDDTECTEGVQSLKCEVVFDEVLISNGGGVAGEARHLKSEAVNGDCCCDMRAEEGIKSPGNSERAEGVQCLKRKVISDEVPISNGNVVSEQARHLNSEALNDDCCFDMGNEEGMSSPGDTKGAEGIRCLKRKAISDEVPISNGNGVTKEARHLKSEAMNDGVVFAIGNGVADVAGVLRSEVSNNGVTGNGVFEEDRHLKSEAMGDGVVFGYGNGVTDVAGVLKSEMSINGINGNVVFEEDQHSKSEAMNDGVVFANGNGITDVAGDLKSEVSNSGVNENGVIEEGGVLESERISNEVPIADGFDSGDRGSGGLTCLRTYKRRKYDKSSSKGKAQVDCRKYVETASHVADQAVKEPFDATFGNTANDCAHRHRGNDVLKHLYQSLGNVDGGIEGCIGQALIHHPQRSCATTVMGTSKIDKDGHEFSSHFDRLSHRPQTEANGHAHVMQSGSSSEPHGHGVTEMCQRVLHNILTSEEFNSLRKTLLENFQGIKLESVFDFSVTSSRMKQKTYEQSPTLFLSDIQQVWSKLQDVCNGVSALSKSLSNMSTTSYSELVGISAQSTFEDEKQVESDSHVKPEQTEECTTYKICCCNCCGERADGTDCLVCDSCEKVYHLSCIEPAVKEIPHKSWYCANCTTSGFGSPHENCVVCTRLNHAMTPKKIVGDESLTTNEETLNEFEENSHCSYDEVKVSKGEKKTRDCKVCGNEVIDGEKIRICGHPFCPSSYYYHVRCLTSKQLNSYGSWWYCPSCLCQVCLIDQNDDQIVLCDGCDHAYHMYCMKPPLDSIPKGKWFCKKCDAGIKAISQAKKAYENNKLRAGENVSKPKANNEVNCNNKCVEELESGGGMDMLLTAANSLNFEDNLTKNQFE
- the LOC127082741 gene encoding PHD finger protein EHD3 isoform X3 — protein: MRAEEGIKSPGNSERAEGVQCLKRKVISDEVPISNGNVVSEQARHLNSEALNDDCCFDMGNEEGMSSPGDTKGAEGIRCLKRKAISDEVPISNGNGVTKEARHLKSEAMNDGVVFAIGNGVADVAGVLRSEVSNNGVTGNGVFEEDRHLKSEAMGDGVVFGYGNGVTDVAGVLKSEMSINGINGNVVFEEDQHSKSEAMNDGVVFANGNGITDVAGDLKSEVSNSGVNENGVIEEGGVLESERISNEVPIADGFDSGDRGSGGLTCLRTYKRRKYDKSSSKGKAQVDCRKYVETASHVADQAVKEPFDATFGNTANDCAHRHRGNDVLKHLYQSLGNVDGGIEGCIGQALIHHPQRSCATTVMQGTSKIDKDGHEFSSHFDRLSHRPQTEANGHAHVMQSGSSSEPHGHGVTEMCQRVLHNILTSEEFNSLRKTLLENFQGIKLESVFDFSVTSSRMKQKTYEQSPTLFLSDIQQVWSKLQDVCNGVSALSKSLSNMSTTSYSELVGISAQSTFEDEKQVESDSHVKPEQTEECTTYKICCCNCCGERADGTDCLVCDSCEKVYHLSCIEPAVKEIPHKSWYCANCTTSGFGSPHENCVVCTRLNHAMTPKKIVGDESLTTNEETLNEFEENSHCSYDEVKVSKGEKKTRDCKVCGNEVIDGEKIRICGHPFCPSSYYYHVRCLTSKQLNSYGSWWYCPSCLCQVCLIDQNDDQIVLCDGCDHAYHMYCMKPPLDSIPKGKWFCKKCDAGIKAISQAKKAYENNKLRAGENVSKPKANNEVNCNNKCVEELESGGGMDMLLTAANSLNFEDNLTKNQFE